Proteins encoded in a region of the Clostridium beijerinckii genome:
- a CDS encoding (2Fe-2S)-binding protein, with amino-acid sequence MDDDKIICGCKNVKVKDIKNAIANGAKSFEDVQEKTEVGTGCGHCVESNRVLVDELLGK; translated from the coding sequence ATGGATGATGATAAAATAATATGCGGATGCAAAAATGTTAAAGTAAAAGACATAAAGAATGCTATTGCTAATGGTGCAAAGTCATTTGAAGACGTTCAAGAAAAAACTGAAGTAGGTACTGGCTGCGGTCATTGTGTAGAAAGTAATAGAGTATTAGTTGATGAATTATTAGGAAAGTAA
- a CDS encoding (2Fe-2S)-binding protein encodes MIKSILSKLFGIKQEVKTEDNKIVCGCFKITEQDLRNAINNGASSFEEVQAITKVGTGCGRCVNGNKDLVNGLLLDKKIDENQIVCGCFKVTVQDLANAIKNGARSFEEVQAITKVGTGCGHCVASNKELVKQLLAR; translated from the coding sequence ATGATTAAATCAATATTATCAAAATTATTTGGAATTAAACAAGAAGTTAAAACTGAGGACAATAAAATTGTTTGTGGATGTTTTAAAATAACAGAACAAGATTTAAGAAATGCTATTAATAACGGAGCTAGTTCATTTGAAGAGGTGCAAGCTATAACTAAAGTTGGTACTGGTTGTGGCAGATGTGTAAATGGTAACAAAGATTTAGTTAATGGATTATTATTAGATAAGAAAATTGATGAAAATCAAATAGTATGCGGATGCTTTAAAGTTACAGTACAAGATTTAGCAAATGCAATTAAAAATGGCGCAAGATCATTCGAAGAAGTACAAGCAATTACAAAAGTAGGTACTGGCTGCGGTCATTGTGTAGCAAGCAATAAAGAATTAGTGAAACAATTATTAGCAAGATAA
- a CDS encoding MarR family winged helix-turn-helix transcriptional regulator — protein MDNNKITYGELNDLNLKSIIALSRCIQSVNKREYKIIKEGGLTFSQFGVLEVLYHKGDLRVSEILEKTLSTGGNMTVVIDNLAKDNLIERRPDPKDRRASLISISEKGRKLMSEIFPKHVDNLGEIFGVLEVEEKKTLINILKKLSGV, from the coding sequence ATGGATAATAATAAAATTACTTATGGAGAATTAAATGATTTAAATTTAAAGTCAATAATAGCATTAAGTCGATGTATTCAAAGTGTAAACAAAAGAGAATACAAAATTATCAAAGAAGGAGGGTTAACTTTTTCACAATTTGGAGTGCTTGAAGTGCTATATCATAAAGGTGATTTAAGAGTCAGTGAAATATTAGAGAAAACTCTGTCAACTGGTGGTAATATGACTGTTGTTATAGATAACTTGGCTAAAGATAATTTGATTGAGCGACGTCCTGATCCTAAGGACAGACGTGCGAGCTTAATAAGTATTTCTGAAAAAGGAAGAAAACTTATGAGTGAGATTTTCCCTAAGCATGTAGATAATTTAGGTGAAATTTTTGGTGTATTAGAAGTTGAGGAGAAGAAGACTTTAATAAATATTCTAAAGAAATTATCAGGTGTATAG
- a CDS encoding MgtC/SapB family protein, translating into MENTINELTNYLREVNTASIILRLTLATICAGIIGLERGRKKRPAGLRTHILVCIGATLIMITGQYMRDILHIQDDVSRMGAQVISGIGFLGAGTIIVVGRNEVKGLTTAAGLWACACMGLAIGIGFYEGAIISCFFLLGVLTVLHKADLHYRAKSNELDVYAELKHIAGVTNFMNAIKLDGTKISNLELKKAKELDNHIIGLRMTLTLPEKINHSEYILKLHSLENVITIEEIV; encoded by the coding sequence ATGGAGAATACAATAAATGAACTGACAAACTACTTAAGGGAAGTTAATACTGCATCTATAATTTTAAGGCTTACTCTTGCTACTATTTGTGCAGGGATTATTGGGCTTGAAAGAGGAAGAAAAAAAAGGCCGGCTGGTCTTAGAACTCATATATTAGTTTGTATTGGTGCAACTTTAATTATGATAACAGGGCAATACATGAGAGATATATTACACATTCAGGATGATGTAAGCAGAATGGGTGCTCAAGTTATAAGTGGTATTGGATTCCTAGGAGCGGGTACTATTATCGTAGTTGGGCGTAATGAAGTTAAAGGCCTTACAACTGCAGCTGGTCTTTGGGCCTGCGCATGTATGGGACTTGCCATTGGAATTGGTTTTTATGAAGGCGCTATTATTTCATGCTTTTTCTTATTAGGTGTATTAACAGTACTTCATAAAGCAGATTTACATTATAGGGCTAAGTCTAACGAATTGGATGTATATGCTGAACTCAAGCATATAGCAGGCGTTACGAACTTTATGAATGCAATAAAACTAGATGGAACAAAAATTTCTAATCTAGAACTTAAGAAAGCTAAAGAGCTTGACAATCATATAATTGGGCTTAGAATGACTTTAACATTACCTGAAAAAATTAATCATTCAGAGTACATTTTAAAGCTTCATAGCCTTGAAAATGTAATTACAATAGAAGAAATTGTATAA
- a CDS encoding DEAD/DEAH box helicase — protein sequence MIKQILLEGFNKNITNSSLTKGQRVLKNDLLREINVKVDKDYIKINSNVVSESLLSEYSCKLEIDNMTKEIIGTHCSCLDFEKNEFSRDNYCCKHIIATFYTFLRNIDEDEELRTKLNNNLSVKNNKVRIKENSNDDLLSLLVGDTDKEKLKFEVIINKNNWSSKLQIEFKIGLRKSNKMYIVKDINQFLTCVYNKVPIKYGKEFIFDIKTQSLSYEDRRLIKFMNNIKNLADHDRNFRRYQDKLIEGKTLTIPDMMFKEFLYIIKKNRVFLGDGFFYRILESEIIEGDMPIPLALLSKNNNIILEAPNGIPESLTQDEDVFLFGTSIYIPSIEQCERLSPYLKIFNATNKVSFNKINESRILKELIPSIQKVTNDLVLSKDIREKVVIAPVIFRFYFDKDKDISLLFKVSYEGHEFNFFEEYKDKIIYRDTNKEYEVLGVLKSLGFEEVNGRLFFLKDDDEAFKFFKYDIEKLQRYGEVFYSERFKGIKDIKKSDFVGEVRKGKFNYFEFEFKISDISPEETAKILRSFRDNLKYYKLENGEFLDLEDEALKESLTLIDNLLLEEKLNENLINVPINKGAYLEDYLEDKELRYINSCDEIKDLKERLSNIKDKAFQPPYGLQAKLRKYQKEGYNWLRTLDYLGFGGILGDEMGLGKTLQTITLLLSKPDSKTLIIAPTSLIYNWKNEFNKFAPSMKIAICNGVKEEREELINNYKEYDVILTTYNLLRRDIELYNMNFDYCILDEAQNIKNQSSLSAKSVKEIKSRIRFALTGTPIENSLMELWSIFDFIMPGYLYNEKKFVTRYHRRLEEGPEILEELNRLVKPFILRRYKKNVIKELPDKIEKRLLVPLSDEQKVVYETYANYTKDLIQKKVEDFEFSKSKIEILAYITKLRQICLDPSVTMDNYLGSSGKIDALIELLEQSIDEGHKILVFSQFTSVLKNISKILKEKNFLFSYLDGSVSSINRMKMVDEFNNGENTVFLVSLKAGGTGLNLTSADIVIHFDPWWNPAVEDQATDRAHRIGQKNVVEVIKLIAQGTIEEKIVELQDSKRELINKILGDDLSVGEFIHSLNESEILELFNYN from the coding sequence TTGATAAAACAAATTTTACTAGAGGGTTTTAATAAGAATATAACAAATTCATCTCTTACAAAAGGTCAACGTGTTCTGAAAAATGATTTGTTAAGAGAAATAAATGTTAAAGTAGATAAAGATTATATAAAAATAAACTCAAATGTAGTTTCAGAAAGCCTTCTAAGTGAATATTCGTGTAAGCTTGAAATTGATAATATGACTAAAGAAATTATAGGGACTCATTGTAGTTGTCTAGACTTTGAGAAAAACGAATTTTCTCGTGATAATTACTGTTGTAAACATATAATAGCTACTTTTTATACGTTCTTAAGAAATATTGATGAGGATGAAGAGTTAAGAACTAAGTTAAATAATAATTTATCTGTTAAAAATAATAAAGTTAGAATTAAGGAGAATTCTAATGATGATTTATTATCTTTACTTGTTGGAGATACGGATAAAGAGAAGCTAAAATTCGAAGTTATTATTAATAAAAACAATTGGTCCTCTAAACTTCAAATTGAGTTTAAAATAGGGTTAAGAAAAAGCAATAAGATGTATATAGTTAAAGATATTAATCAATTTTTAACATGCGTTTATAATAAAGTACCAATTAAGTACGGAAAAGAATTTATTTTTGATATAAAAACTCAAAGTCTTTCGTATGAAGATAGAAGATTAATAAAATTCATGAATAATATAAAAAACTTAGCAGATCATGATAGAAATTTTAGACGTTATCAGGATAAGTTAATAGAAGGAAAGACTCTTACAATTCCTGATATGATGTTTAAAGAATTTTTATACATTATAAAAAAGAATAGAGTTTTTTTAGGCGATGGATTCTTTTATAGAATATTAGAATCTGAAATAATAGAAGGGGATATGCCTATTCCACTTGCTTTATTGAGCAAAAATAACAATATAATTTTAGAAGCTCCTAATGGAATACCAGAATCATTAACTCAAGATGAAGATGTATTCTTATTTGGTACTTCAATATACATTCCATCAATAGAACAATGTGAGAGATTATCGCCGTATTTAAAAATATTTAATGCTACTAATAAAGTTAGTTTCAATAAAATCAATGAAAGTAGAATTTTGAAAGAATTAATACCTTCGATTCAAAAAGTAACAAATGATTTAGTTTTATCTAAGGATATTAGAGAAAAAGTTGTAATCGCGCCCGTAATCTTCAGGTTTTATTTTGATAAAGATAAGGATATTTCATTATTGTTTAAGGTATCATATGAAGGACATGAATTTAATTTTTTTGAAGAATACAAAGATAAAATTATTTACAGAGATACTAATAAAGAATATGAAGTTTTAGGAGTATTAAAAAGTCTTGGATTTGAAGAAGTCAATGGAAGATTATTCTTTTTAAAAGATGATGATGAGGCTTTTAAATTCTTTAAATATGATATAGAAAAGCTCCAAAGATATGGTGAAGTATTTTATTCTGAGAGATTTAAGGGAATAAAAGATATTAAGAAATCAGATTTTGTTGGGGAAGTTAGAAAAGGTAAATTCAACTATTTTGAGTTTGAATTTAAAATTTCTGATATATCTCCAGAAGAAACTGCAAAAATACTTAGAAGCTTTAGAGATAACTTGAAATATTACAAGCTTGAGAATGGAGAATTCTTAGACCTAGAAGATGAGGCATTGAAAGAATCATTGACCCTTATAGATAATTTACTTTTAGAAGAAAAATTAAATGAGAATCTCATTAATGTTCCAATTAACAAGGGAGCTTATCTTGAAGATTATTTAGAAGACAAAGAGTTAAGGTATATAAATAGCTGTGATGAAATTAAGGATCTTAAAGAAAGATTAAGCAACATTAAGGATAAAGCCTTTCAACCTCCATATGGCCTTCAAGCTAAACTTAGAAAGTATCAAAAAGAAGGCTATAATTGGCTTAGAACTTTAGATTACTTAGGTTTTGGTGGAATACTTGGTGATGAAATGGGACTTGGAAAGACACTACAAACAATAACATTATTGCTTTCAAAGCCAGATTCAAAAACTCTTATTATTGCACCTACTTCTTTAATCTATAATTGGAAAAATGAATTTAATAAATTTGCTCCATCAATGAAAATTGCAATCTGCAATGGGGTAAAAGAAGAAAGAGAAGAATTGATTAATAATTATAAAGAATATGATGTAATATTAACTACCTATAATTTATTAAGACGTGACATAGAATTATATAATATGAATTTTGATTACTGTATCTTAGATGAAGCTCAAAATATAAAGAATCAATCTTCTTTAAGTGCTAAGTCAGTCAAGGAAATAAAATCAAGAATAAGATTTGCGTTGACTGGAACACCAATAGAAAATTCATTGATGGAATTATGGTCAATATTTGATTTTATAATGCCGGGGTATTTATATAACGAGAAGAAATTTGTGACTAGATATCATAGAAGGCTTGAAGAAGGACCAGAAATTCTTGAAGAGTTAAATAGGCTTGTAAAACCATTTATTCTTAGAAGATATAAGAAAAATGTAATTAAAGAATTACCTGATAAAATAGAAAAAAGACTTCTTGTTCCTTTAAGTGATGAGCAAAAAGTTGTTTATGAAACCTATGCTAACTATACTAAAGATTTAATACAAAAGAAAGTCGAAGATTTTGAGTTTAGTAAGAGCAAAATAGAAATTTTGGCTTATATAACTAAGCTTCGTCAGATATGTTTAGATCCGTCTGTAACTATGGATAATTACTTAGGAAGTAGTGGAAAAATTGATGCATTAATTGAATTATTGGAACAAAGTATAGATGAGGGACATAAAATATTAGTATTCTCGCAATTTACTTCTGTATTAAAGAATATAAGCAAAATACTTAAAGAAAAAAATTTCTTATTTTCATATTTAGATGGATCAGTTTCATCAATCAATAGAATGAAGATGGTTGACGAATTTAATAATGGTGAAAATACCGTATTCCTGGTATCCTTAAAGGCTGGTGGTACAGGTCTGAATTTAACAAGTGCGGATATAGTAATACATTTTGATCCATGGTGGAATCCTGCAGTTGAAGATCAAGCAACTGATAGAGCACATAGAATTGGTCAAAAAAATGTAGTAGAAGTGATTAAGTTAATTGCCCAAGGAACTATAGAAGAAAAAATAGTGGAATTACAGGATTCCAAAAGAGAGCTAATAAATAAGATTTTAGGTGATGATTTATCCGTAGGAGAATTCATACATTCGTTAAATGAAAGTGAAATTTTAGAATTATTTAATTATAATTAA
- a CDS encoding ABC-F family ATP-binding cassette domain-containing protein — translation MNIITLENISKNYSDKILLNNVSLGINDGDKIGLIGINGAGKSTFLKVVSGREEFFDGNIVKGKNVRIEYLDQNPLFDEDATVLEQIFKGDTKEMKLLKRYEELLDKINSCNGENFDSLNNELLKVQSEIDSLSLWDMESEAKTILNKLGIKNYSEKVGNLSGGQKKRIALACSLITPCDLLILDEPTNHLDSDSIEWLEEFLNSRKGALLMITHDRYFLDRVTNRIIELDRGNLYTYPGNYTAFLEKKIERIEVEQSQEEKKNALIRNELKWVRRGAKARTTKQKARLQRFDELVSEESIKRQEDVDISFVGSRLGKKVVELYDISKSFGSKVIIKDFNYIFLRNDRIGIIGENGAGKTTLVNILRGRLPIDSGKIEIGDTVKIGCFAQDNSNMDPKLRVIDYVKEGGEYIPVEDGTKIMASTMCERFLFDSTMQYTPIEKLSGGERRRLHLLRVLMESPNFLILDEPTNDLDIETLKILEDFLDKFMGVIIVVSHDRYFLDRICTKIFSYEGNGYIKEYNGNYSDFLISKEIEKIKSVESNDKSGNEFAADKGKGFKEKTKDNKPKFTFKEQKEYETIDEDIAKLEEKINSLEKEMAKNASNYGKLNELMHEKEEVQSELDNKYERWEYLNEIAEAIEEFKNNN, via the coding sequence ATGAATATAATTACTTTGGAAAATATAAGCAAGAATTATAGTGATAAAATATTATTGAATAATGTTTCACTAGGAATTAATGATGGAGATAAAATTGGTTTAATTGGAATAAATGGTGCTGGTAAATCAACATTTTTAAAAGTAGTTTCTGGCCGAGAGGAATTTTTCGATGGAAATATAGTAAAGGGTAAAAATGTTAGAATTGAATATCTTGATCAGAATCCTTTATTTGATGAAGATGCAACTGTTTTAGAACAAATTTTTAAAGGTGACACTAAAGAAATGAAACTTTTAAAAAGATATGAGGAGTTATTAGATAAGATCAATAGTTGCAATGGTGAAAACTTTGATTCTTTAAATAATGAATTACTTAAGGTTCAAAGTGAAATTGACTCCTTAAGCTTATGGGATATGGAGAGTGAAGCAAAGACAATTTTAAATAAACTTGGAATAAAGAATTATTCAGAAAAGGTTGGAAACTTATCTGGAGGACAAAAGAAGAGAATAGCACTTGCTTGTTCACTTATAACACCATGTGATCTTCTTATATTAGATGAGCCTACCAATCATCTAGATTCAGATTCAATTGAATGGCTTGAAGAGTTCCTAAATTCTAGGAAAGGCGCTCTTTTGATGATCACTCATGATAGATATTTCTTAGACAGAGTTACAAATAGAATTATTGAATTGGACAGAGGAAATTTATATACTTATCCTGGAAATTATACTGCATTCCTTGAAAAGAAGATTGAAAGAATTGAAGTAGAACAATCACAAGAAGAAAAGAAAAACGCTCTTATAAGAAACGAATTAAAATGGGTTAGACGTGGTGCTAAAGCCAGAACTACTAAGCAAAAGGCAAGACTTCAAAGATTTGACGAGTTAGTAAGCGAAGAAAGCATTAAAAGACAGGAAGATGTAGATATATCATTTGTTGGTTCTAGGCTTGGAAAAAAAGTAGTTGAATTATACGATATCTCTAAGTCATTTGGAAGTAAAGTTATAATTAAAGACTTTAATTATATATTTTTGAGAAATGATAGAATTGGTATCATTGGAGAAAATGGGGCTGGAAAAACAACTTTAGTTAATATTCTTAGAGGCAGACTTCCTATAGATAGTGGAAAAATTGAAATTGGTGATACAGTTAAGATAGGGTGCTTTGCACAAGACAACAGCAATATGGATCCTAAGCTAAGAGTAATTGATTATGTTAAAGAAGGTGGAGAATACATACCTGTAGAAGATGGGACTAAAATAATGGCTTCTACTATGTGTGAAAGATTTCTATTCGATAGCACTATGCAGTATACTCCGATTGAAAAATTATCTGGTGGGGAAAGAAGAAGACTTCATCTTTTAAGAGTATTAATGGAATCACCTAACTTTTTAATACTAGATGAGCCTACTAACGATTTAGATATCGAAACATTAAAAATATTAGAAGACTTTTTAGATAAATTTATGGGTGTAATCATTGTTGTATCCCATGATAGATATTTCTTAGATAGAATTTGTACGAAGATATTCTCTTATGAAGGAAATGGGTATATCAAGGAGTATAACGGTAACTATAGCGACTTTTTGATTTCAAAAGAAATTGAGAAGATTAAATCTGTTGAGTCAAATGATAAAAGTGGCAATGAATTTGCAGCAGATAAAGGAAAGGGATTTAAAGAAAAAACTAAAGATAATAAACCTAAGTTTACTTTTAAAGAGCAAAAAGAATATGAAACTATAGATGAAGATATTGCTAAGCTCGAAGAAAAAATCAACTCTTTAGAAAAGGAAATGGCAAAGAATGCTTCAAACTATGGGAAACTAAATGAATTGATGCATGAAAAAGAAGAAGTACAAAGTGAACTAGATAATAAATATGAGCGATGGGAATATCTAAATGAAATCGCTGAAGCAATTGAAGAATTCAAAAATAATAACTAA
- the ilvB gene encoding biosynthetic-type acetolactate synthase large subunit, which yields MKYNGAEIVIKLLENEGVEYISGIPGGFNLPLYDALYKSKKIKHILARHEQGAGFIAQGISRSTNKVGVCFATSGPGVTNLLTAIADAKLDSIPLVAITGQVPLSAIGTDAFQEVDAYGLTIPITKHNFLIRNIHELFTVIKEAFKIALEGRPGPVLVDIPKNIQNEFIDLEDFPSEIASENLPKREQIKSSTLYCIAELINASKKPIIYAGGGVVNSNASSNLYKIAKKNNIPVSLSLMGLGAFPCDDELSIGMLGMHGAPYTNYLLNEADLILALGVRFDDRATGNIEKFCPNASIIHIDIDPSEINKVKTSSLSMIANVDDFLEDILPHIESKGRNTWRERVKCFKSKYPLPSYKNILHPANIIPFVGNIVPSDAVITTDVGQHQMWVAQRYPFKLPKALLTSSGLGTMGFGLPVAIGAALANKDKTIISFCGDGSILMNIQELATLADFNLNIKVIILNNHHLGLVRQQQQLFYNEHYIASKFISNPNFKMIAEGFGIQSCDLGNEEKPLEKLKELLTVEGPCVINIPIEETENVLPMVPPGKSNIDMIGGENLND from the coding sequence TTGAAATATAATGGTGCTGAAATAGTTATTAAATTATTAGAGAACGAAGGAGTAGAATATATATCAGGCATTCCAGGAGGATTTAATCTCCCACTTTATGATGCTTTATATAAAAGCAAAAAAATCAAACATATATTAGCCCGTCACGAACAAGGCGCTGGATTTATTGCACAAGGCATTTCAAGAAGTACAAATAAAGTTGGGGTATGCTTTGCAACTTCTGGCCCTGGAGTAACTAATCTTTTAACTGCTATTGCAGATGCTAAACTTGATTCAATTCCTCTTGTTGCTATAACAGGTCAGGTTCCTCTATCAGCAATAGGTACTGATGCCTTTCAAGAAGTTGATGCTTATGGATTAACAATTCCAATTACTAAACACAATTTCTTAATTAGGAACATACATGAACTTTTTACAGTTATAAAAGAAGCTTTCAAAATAGCTTTAGAAGGAAGACCTGGACCAGTGCTTGTTGATATTCCTAAGAATATTCAGAATGAATTTATAGACTTAGAAGACTTTCCTTCTGAAATTGCATCTGAAAATCTACCAAAAAGAGAGCAAATAAAAAGCTCTACGCTTTATTGCATAGCTGAATTAATCAATGCTTCAAAGAAGCCTATAATTTATGCAGGTGGAGGTGTAGTTAATTCAAACGCTTCATCCAACTTATATAAAATTGCAAAGAAAAATAATATACCAGTTTCTTTAAGTCTTATGGGACTTGGTGCTTTTCCTTGTGATGATGAATTGAGTATTGGAATGCTTGGAATGCATGGCGCACCATATACAAATTATCTTCTAAACGAAGCTGACTTAATTTTGGCCCTAGGAGTAAGGTTTGATGATAGAGCTACAGGTAATATAGAAAAGTTTTGTCCTAATGCTTCTATAATTCATATTGATATTGATCCATCTGAAATAAATAAAGTTAAAACCAGTAGTTTATCTATGATCGCAAATGTTGATGACTTCTTAGAAGATATACTTCCACATATTGAAAGTAAAGGTCGAAATACTTGGAGGGAAAGAGTTAAATGCTTTAAATCTAAATATCCACTCCCTTCTTATAAAAACATACTGCATCCTGCTAATATAATTCCTTTTGTAGGAAACATAGTTCCTAGTGATGCAGTTATTACTACTGATGTTGGGCAGCATCAAATGTGGGTAGCTCAAAGATACCCTTTTAAATTACCAAAGGCTTTACTAACTTCTAGTGGTCTTGGAACTATGGGATTTGGACTTCCAGTAGCTATAGGTGCTGCATTGGCCAATAAAGATAAGACTATAATTTCATTCTGTGGTGATGGATCTATTTTAATGAATATTCAGGAACTAGCTACCCTTGCTGACTTTAATTTGAATATAAAAGTAATTATTTTGAATAATCATCATTTAGGACTAGTACGTCAGCAGCAACAGTTGTTTTATAATGAACACTATATAGCATCAAAATTTATATCAAACCCTAACTTCAAAATGATAGCAGAAGGCTTTGGAATACAATCTTGTGATTTAGGTAATGAGGAAAAACCTTTAGAAAAATTAAAAGAATTGTTAACTGTTGAGGGACCTTGTGTAATAAATATACCTATTGAGGAAACTGAAAATGTACTTCCAATGGTTCCTCCTGGTAAATCAAATATAGATATGATTGGTGGTGAAAATTTAAATGATTAA
- the ilvN gene encoding acetolactate synthase small subunit, translating to MINTNFYLIELHVRNHSGVMSHITGLFARRAFNLEGILCAQIGDGSTSKMYLLVKNDSVLDQIIKQLEKLYDVIEVSVHQDYDQSVFENLNKVLKLKQEDI from the coding sequence ATGATTAATACTAATTTTTATCTTATAGAGCTACATGTTAGAAACCATTCTGGTGTTATGAGCCACATAACTGGGCTTTTTGCAAGACGAGCATTTAATTTAGAAGGAATTTTATGTGCACAAATAGGTGATGGTTCTACAAGCAAAATGTATTTACTTGTTAAAAATGATTCTGTGCTTGATCAAATAATAAAGCAACTAGAAAAACTCTATGATGTTATTGAAGTTTCAGTACACCAAGATTATGATCAGTCTGTATTTGAAAACTTAAATAAAGTACTAAAACTTAAACAAGAGGATATTTGA
- a CDS encoding ferric reductase-like transmembrane domain-containing protein translates to MIFICTLILVTILSLLLTSSIKKHYYLYYSLATGIAIITSFYEILRITSNAKLEGVILTLEKTSIRGLISVSFFILVMYAGALNQKWTITKKLRSIRAELAIIGAIMLLPHGIVYFIRFIILKLPKITNEGSFPVLYLSYIAVGLIGFIIMIPLVITSFKKIRRKMQGKQWKRIQRWAYLFYFLAYLHVLLILLNEKEIDWVRLSSYTIVFISYMGLKLLKNKEINIAKPFKLSKMNN, encoded by the coding sequence ATGATCTTTATTTGCACATTAATTCTAGTAACGATTTTATCATTACTTTTAACATCATCTATTAAGAAGCATTATTATCTTTATTATTCGCTGGCAACGGGTATTGCGATAATTACATCATTTTATGAAATACTACGAATAACATCTAACGCAAAGCTTGAAGGGGTTATTCTAACCCTTGAAAAAACTTCAATAAGAGGATTGATATCAGTATCATTTTTTATATTAGTAATGTATGCAGGAGCTTTAAATCAAAAATGGACAATAACAAAAAAATTACGCAGCATTAGAGCAGAATTAGCAATTATAGGTGCAATCATGCTGTTACCTCATGGAATAGTATATTTTATTCGATTTATAATACTCAAGCTTCCTAAAATCACTAATGAAGGTTCGTTTCCTGTATTATACTTAAGCTATATAGCAGTTGGACTCATTGGATTTATTATAATGATACCATTAGTTATTACCTCATTTAAGAAAATAAGACGTAAAATGCAAGGAAAGCAATGGAAGAGGATTCAAAGATGGGCGTATTTGTTTTACTTTTTAGCATATCTTCATGTTTTACTTATACTTTTAAATGAAAAGGAAATAGATTGGGTAAGGTTAAGCAGTTACACCATAGTGTTTATTAGCTATATGGGTTTAAAGTTATTAAAAAACAAAGAAATCAATATAGCAAAACCATTTAAATTAAGTAAAATGAACAACTAA
- a CDS encoding ABC transporter ATP-binding protein produces MFLKVENLRKSYNTGDITTTVLKGTDISLDKSEIGVILGPSGSGKSTLLNIIGGIDRCDSGIVSVDNIDITKLNDNKLTDYRRENIGFIFQFYNLIPNLTVVENIEVVSNISKSPLNIDEVLKAVDMLDKKHRFPRELSGGEQQRVSIARAIVKNPTLLLCDEPTGALDFSTSREILKLLQKVNKEFGTTILMITHNTAISAMANKVYRVRSGEIVESTVNSIAMPAERIEW; encoded by the coding sequence ATGTTTTTAAAAGTTGAAAATTTAAGAAAAAGCTATAATACGGGTGATATAACTACTACTGTCTTAAAAGGTACCGATATAAGTTTAGATAAAAGTGAGATAGGAGTAATACTAGGGCCTTCTGGTTCTGGAAAATCAACACTTCTTAATATTATAGGAGGAATTGACAGATGTGATTCAGGTATTGTTTCAGTTGATAACATAGACATTACTAAACTAAATGACAATAAGCTTACAGATTATAGGCGAGAAAATATCGGATTCATATTTCAATTTTACAATCTAATACCTAATCTTACAGTAGTTGAAAATATAGAAGTTGTTTCAAATATAAGCAAATCACCGCTTAATATTGACGAAGTACTGAAAGCTGTGGATATGCTTGATAAAAAGCATAGATTCCCAAGGGAACTTAGTGGCGGTGAGCAGCAAAGAGTTTCTATTGCAAGAGCTATAGTTAAAAATCCTACTCTTTTGCTGTGCGATGAACCAACAGGTGCCCTAGATTTTTCAACATCAAGAGAAATTTTAAAGCTTCTTCAAAAGGTAAACAAAGAGTTTGGCACAACAATACTTATGATAACTCATAACACTGCAATTAGTGCTATGGCCAATAAGGTTTATAGGGTTAGAAGCGGCGAAATTGTAGAGAGTACAGTTAACAGCATCGCAATGCCTGCAGAAAGGATTGAGTGGTAA